A genome region from Sphaeramia orbicularis chromosome 19, fSphaOr1.1, whole genome shotgun sequence includes the following:
- the LOC115439660 gene encoding ADP-ribosylation factor 1, whose amino-acid sequence MGNVFASLFKGLFGKKEMRILMVGLDAAGKTTILYKLKLGEIVTTIPTIGFNVETVEYKNISFTVWDVGGQDKIRPLWRHYFQNTQGLIFVVDSNDRERVNEAREELSRMLAEDELRDAVLLVFANKQDLPNAMNAAEITDKLGLHALRQRNWYIQATCATSGDGLYEGLDWLSNQLKSQK is encoded by the exons ATGGGGAATGTATTTGCAAGCTTATTCAAGGGCCTGTTTGGCAAAAAAGAGATGAGAATTCTAATGGTGGGGCTTGACGCTGCTGGAAAAACAACCATCTTATATAAACTGAAACTCGGAGAGATAGTCACTACCATTCCCACCATCG GTTTTAATGTTGAAACTGTAGAATACAAGAACATCAGCTTCACAGTGTGGGACGTGGGCGGTCAAGACAAAATCAGGCCGCTGTGGCGCCACTACTTCCAGAACACTCAAG GGCTTATCTTTGTGGTGGACAGCAATGACAGGGAGAGAGTGAACGAGGCGAGGGAGGAGCTGTCCAGAATGCTTGCTGAAGATGAGCTCAGAGATGCAGTGCTGCTTGTTTTTGCAAATAAACAG GATCTCCCCAATGCTATGAATGCTGCAGAGATCACAGACAAGCTGGGCTTGCATGCACTCCGTCAGCGCAACTGGTACATCCAGGCCACCTGCGCCACCAGTGGAGATGGCTTGTATGAGGGCCTGGACTGGCTCTCCAACCAGCTGAAGAGTCAGAAATGA